In one Lycium barbarum isolate Lr01 chromosome 7, ASM1917538v2, whole genome shotgun sequence genomic region, the following are encoded:
- the LOC132601899 gene encoding glycosyltransferase family 92 protein Os08g0121900-like, giving the protein MLRWTFLAYDSLTTDDDVVLFVKGLNNRQGINRDPNEFNCIFGYEGNMVIRTNVTSSVQEVFRCNRPDLTVFGKGERVMVSIEVVLPVRVVVPSVAYYNKPRKLGSNEKSERARLCACTMVYNVGKVLKEWVLYHSRIGVEKFVLYDNASDDDLGQVVDELVQEGYDVKTYFWLWPKTQEAGFSHSAIYAKDSCSWMMYIDVDEFVYSPLWSNVSRPSISLLHSLLRNPKNLQDPSLVKRQVAEVSIPCYEFGPSNRRSHPIMGVTQGYNCRRKMENRHKSIVYLDAIDHSLLNVIHHFKLKQGYKEKKVNVREMAVNHYKFQAWPEFKAKFRRRVSAYVIDWTKELNPRSNDRTPGLGFSPVEPKGWPMKFCEVYDNGLRDLTRRWFARKAPMPSRYRMAWQR; this is encoded by the coding sequence ATGTTACGGTGGACGTTTCTTGCTTATGATTCTTTAACGACGGATGATGACGTGGTATTGTTCGTTAAAGGGTTAAATAATCGTCAAGGGATTAACCGTGATCCTAACGAATTTAACTGTATTTTTGGTTATGAGGGTAATATGGTAATTAGAACTAATGTGACTAGTTCAGTGCAAGAAGTGTTTAGATGTAACCGCCCTGATTTAACTGTTTTTGGGAAAGGAGAGAGAGTTATGGTTTCGATTGAAGTTGTACTTCCTGTTAGAGTGGTTGTACCTTCCGTCGCGTATTATAACAAGCCAAGGAAATTGGGAAGTAACGAGAAGTCAGAGAGAGCTCGACTTTGTGCTTGTACCATGGTGTATAATGTTGGGAAAGTTTTGAAAGAATGGGTTTTGTATCATTCGAGAATCGGGGTTGAGAAATTCGTGTTGTATGATAATGCTAGTGATGATGATTTAGGACAAGTTGTCGATGAGCTTGTTCAAGAAGGTTATGATGTGAAAACGTATTTTTGGTTATGGCCAAAAACTCAAGAAGCTGGTTTTTCACATAGTGCTATTTATGCAAAGGATTCTTGTTCTTGGatgatgtatattgatgtggATGAATTTGTGTATTCACCATTATGGTCTAATGTATCGCGTCCATCGATATCTTTGTTACATTCTCTGTTACGAAATCCTAAGAATTTACAAGATCCGTCACTTGTGAAGAGACAGGTTGCGGAAGTTAGCATCCCGTGTTATGAATTTGGACCATCGAACAGGAGGTCTCATCCGATAATGGGAGTGACACAAGGGTACAATTGTAGAAGAAAAATGGAGAATCGACATAAGTCTATTGTATACTTGGATGCTATTGATCACTCTTTGCTCAATGTGATTCATCATTTCAAATTGAAGCAAGGatacaaagaaaagaaagtgaATGTTCGTGAAATGGCGGTGAACCATTATAAGTTCCAAGCTTGGCCTGAATTTAAGGCCAAGTTTAGGAGAAGGGTGTCGGCTTATGTTATCGATTGGACAAAAGAATTAAATCCTCGTTCGAATGATCGAACCCCAGGATTAGGATTTAGTCCTGTTGAGCCTAAAGGTTGGCCAATGAAGTTTTGtgaagtatatgataatggtttGAGAGATTTGACACGGAGATGGTTTGCACGAAAGGCTCCAATGCCATCACGTTACCGAATGGCTTGGCAAAGATGA